One Oharaeibacter diazotrophicus DNA segment encodes these proteins:
- the metG gene encoding methionine--tRNA ligase, which translates to MKPTFYITTAISYPNGAPHIGHAYEAMATDAIARFMRLDGRDVRFLTGTDEHGIKMLQTARREGLTARELADRNAALFQEMAGLLGLSNDDFIRTTEPRHHRAVQAIWEAMKANGDIYLDSYAGWYSVRDEAFYQEGETEVRADGVRYGPQGTPVEWVEEESYFFRLSAFQDRLLALYDAQPDFIGPDERRNEVVSFVKSGLKDLSISRTTFDWGIPVPGDPRHVMYVWVDALTNYITALGYPDVEGDLYRYWPAIHVIGKDIVRFHTVYWPAFLMSAGVPLPKRVYAHGFLFNRGEKMSKSVGNVVGPRELVEAYGLDPVRYFFLREVPFGSDGNYSHEAIVARMNADLANDLGNLAQRSLSMIAKNLGGVLPTPADLSDADREILAAADALYATCRDAMESQQIHQALNAIWAVVADANRYFAAEAPWAVRKTDEIRFGTILWVTAEVLRSIAILVQPVMPASMAKLLDLLAVPDTARGFDALGRSGRLAGGTVLPAPVGIFPRHVEAKPEE; encoded by the coding sequence ATGAAACCGACCTTCTACATCACCACCGCGATCAGCTATCCGAACGGGGCTCCCCACATCGGCCACGCCTACGAGGCGATGGCCACGGATGCGATCGCGCGGTTCATGCGACTCGACGGCCGCGACGTACGCTTCCTCACCGGCACCGACGAGCACGGCATCAAGATGCTGCAGACGGCCCGCCGCGAGGGCCTGACGGCGCGCGAACTCGCCGACCGCAACGCCGCGCTGTTCCAGGAGATGGCCGGCCTGCTCGGACTCTCCAACGACGACTTCATCCGCACCACCGAGCCGCGCCACCATCGTGCCGTGCAGGCGATCTGGGAGGCGATGAAGGCGAACGGCGACATCTACCTCGACAGCTATGCCGGCTGGTACTCGGTGCGCGACGAGGCCTTCTACCAGGAGGGCGAGACCGAAGTGCGCGCCGACGGCGTCCGCTACGGTCCGCAGGGCACGCCCGTCGAGTGGGTCGAGGAGGAGAGCTATTTCTTTCGCCTTTCGGCCTTCCAGGACCGCCTGCTCGCCCTCTACGACGCGCAGCCGGACTTCATCGGCCCCGACGAGCGCCGCAACGAGGTGGTCAGCTTCGTGAAGTCCGGCCTCAAGGACCTCTCGATCTCGCGCACCACCTTCGACTGGGGCATCCCGGTGCCGGGAGACCCGCGCCATGTCATGTACGTCTGGGTCGACGCGCTGACCAACTACATCACCGCGCTCGGCTATCCGGACGTCGAGGGCGACCTGTACCGCTACTGGCCGGCGATCCACGTCATCGGCAAGGACATCGTGCGCTTCCACACGGTGTACTGGCCGGCCTTCCTGATGTCGGCCGGCGTGCCGCTACCGAAGCGCGTCTACGCCCACGGCTTCCTGTTCAACCGTGGCGAGAAGATGTCGAAGTCGGTCGGCAACGTGGTCGGCCCGCGCGAACTGGTCGAGGCCTACGGGCTCGATCCGGTGCGCTACTTCTTCCTGCGCGAGGTACCGTTCGGCTCCGACGGCAACTACAGCCACGAGGCGATCGTCGCGCGCATGAACGCCGACCTCGCCAACGACCTCGGCAACCTCGCGCAGCGCTCGCTGTCGATGATCGCCAAGAACCTCGGCGGCGTGCTGCCGACCCCGGCCGACCTCTCGGACGCCGACCGCGAGATCCTCGCGGCCGCCGACGCGCTCTACGCCACCTGCCGCGACGCGATGGAGAGCCAGCAGATCCACCAGGCGCTCAACGCGATCTGGGCCGTCGTCGCCGACGCCAACCGCTACTTCGCCGCCGAGGCGCCGTGGGCGGTGCGCAAGACCGACGAGATCCGCTTCGGCACCATCCTCTGGGTGACCGCCGAGGTGCTGCGCTCGATTGCAATCCTGGTCCAACCGGTGATGCCGGCTAGCATGGCCAAGCTGCTCGACCTGCTGGCGGTGCCCGACACGGCGCGGGGCTTCGACGCCCTCGGCCGGTCCGGCCGCCTCGCCGGCGGAACGGTGCTGCCGGCGCCGGTCGGCATCTTCCCGCGCCATGTCGAGGCTAAGCCCGAAGAGTGA
- a CDS encoding glycine--tRNA ligase subunit alpha, with protein sequence MTATASAPDVNDPRRSFQGLILTLQRFWAEQGCVVLQPYDMEVGAGTFHPATTLRSLGPKPWKAAYVQPSRRPTDGRYGENPNRFQHYYQFQVILKPSPENLQELYLQSLYAIGIDPALHDIRFVEDDWESPTLGAWGLGWECWCDGMEVSQFTYFQQVAGIECSPVSGELTYGLERLAMYLQGVDNGFELNFNGREGADKITYGDVFKQAEEEYSRHNFEYADVVALKRHFEDAEAECKALLAQGAAAGGEGLHRCVLPAYDQCIKASHRFNLLDARGVISVTERQSYILRVRELAKACGEAWLRTAGGGAA encoded by the coding sequence ATGACCGCGACCGCTTCCGCCCCCGACGTCAACGATCCCCGGCGTTCGTTCCAGGGCCTGATCCTGACGCTGCAGCGCTTCTGGGCGGAACAGGGCTGCGTGGTGCTCCAGCCCTACGACATGGAAGTCGGCGCCGGCACCTTCCACCCGGCGACGACGCTGCGCTCGCTCGGGCCGAAGCCGTGGAAGGCCGCCTACGTGCAGCCGTCGCGCCGGCCGACCGACGGTCGCTACGGCGAGAACCCCAACCGGTTCCAGCACTACTACCAGTTCCAGGTCATCCTGAAGCCGTCGCCGGAGAACCTGCAGGAGCTCTACCTGCAGAGCCTCTACGCCATCGGCATCGACCCCGCCCTGCACGACATCCGCTTCGTGGAGGACGATTGGGAGAGCCCGACCCTCGGCGCCTGGGGCCTCGGCTGGGAGTGCTGGTGCGACGGCATGGAGGTGAGCCAGTTCACCTATTTCCAGCAGGTCGCCGGCATCGAGTGCTCGCCCGTCTCCGGTGAGCTGACCTACGGCCTCGAGCGCCTCGCCATGTATCTCCAAGGCGTCGACAACGGCTTCGAGCTCAACTTCAACGGTCGCGAGGGCGCCGACAAGATCACCTACGGCGACGTCTTCAAGCAGGCCGAGGAAGAATACTCGCGCCACAACTTCGAATACGCCGACGTGGTCGCGCTGAAGCGGCACTTCGAGGACGCCGAGGCCGAGTGCAAGGCGCTTCTGGCTCAGGGCGCGGCCGCCGGCGGCGAGGGCCTGCACCGCTGCGTGCTGCCGGCCTACGACCAGTGCATCAAGGCCAGTCACCGCTTCAACCTGCTCGACGCCCGCGGCGTCATCTCGGTCACCGAGCGCCAGAGCTACATCCTGCGGGTGCGCGAACTCGCCAAGGCCTGCGGCGAGGCCTGGCTCCGGACCGCCGGCGGCGGCGCGGCCTGA
- a CDS encoding 4-(cytidine 5'-diphospho)-2-C-methyl-D-erythritol kinase — protein sequence MSDVAAPRVVEEEARAKVNLALHVVGRRADGYHLLDTLVAFPAVGDRLIAAPADGLTLTVDGPRAGALGDCAPEDNLVLRAARALARSIGIAAPGACLRLDKRLPVASGIGGGSADAAAALRALSRLWGVASEAELARLAEGLGADVPMCVASRPARARGVGERLDPLPALPPLGIVLVNPGVAVATPAVFRALAVKDNPPLPDPPGRFDAAGLLAYLAATRNDLEAPAVALAPVIAAVLAVLRTDDRCLFARMSGSGATCFALAESETAAAEVAAAVSAVHRDWWVASAAL from the coding sequence TTGAGCGACGTCGCCGCTCCTCGCGTCGTCGAGGAGGAGGCGCGCGCCAAGGTCAACCTCGCGCTCCACGTCGTCGGCCGCCGCGCCGACGGCTACCACCTCCTCGACACGCTGGTGGCCTTTCCGGCCGTCGGCGACCGCCTGATCGCCGCGCCGGCCGACGGGCTGACGCTGACTGTCGACGGCCCGCGGGCGGGGGCGCTCGGGGACTGCGCGCCCGAGGACAACCTCGTGCTCCGGGCCGCCCGCGCGCTCGCGCGATCGATCGGCATCGCGGCGCCGGGCGCGTGCCTCCGGCTCGACAAGCGCCTGCCCGTGGCGTCGGGCATCGGCGGCGGATCGGCCGACGCCGCGGCGGCGCTACGGGCGTTGTCGCGGCTGTGGGGCGTGGCGTCCGAGGCCGAACTCGCGCGGCTCGCCGAAGGGCTCGGCGCCGACGTGCCGATGTGCGTCGCCTCGCGCCCGGCGCGCGCCCGCGGCGTCGGCGAGCGGCTCGACCCGCTGCCGGCACTGCCGCCGCTCGGGATCGTGCTGGTCAACCCGGGCGTCGCGGTGGCGACGCCGGCGGTGTTCCGCGCCCTCGCGGTCAAGGACAACCCGCCGCTGCCCGACCCGCCGGGGCGCTTCGACGCGGCCGGCCTGCTCGCCTATCTCGCCGCCACCCGCAACGACCTCGAGGCGCCCGCCGTCGCGCTGGCGCCGGTGATCGCCGCCGTGCTCGCAGTGCTGCGCACCGACGACCGCTGCCTGTTCGCCCGCATGTCCGGATCCGGCGCCACCTGTTTCGCGCTCGCCGAAAGCGAAACGGCCGCCGCGGAAGTTGCGGCGGCCGTCTCGGCCGTTCATCGGGACTGGTGGGTGGCGTCGGCGGCGCTGTGA
- a CDS encoding tetratricopeptide repeat protein: MTNLRPAGRTRAQSRLARVAAAVSASVIALVLATGAAPTDQRLRAPTADSLAGNYLAALAAGKAADLDEAARFFSEALADDPEDPFLLERTLVLTLASGDFQDAAGYAARLQQIDRGNPVAAMVIGIDSLKRKKFAVAVENFKRSSTGPLVGLTSEILAAWAEVGGGDVKKALARLDKLDGEQWYAFFRSYHAGLISEVAGDEKEAVRRFRVATAIDGGAIGVQEALIRALARSGDKDGARKALDDALKGAPGHPLLTALAAEMDGGRKPRAQVGGVQEGASEILFGLGSAIGRDDGGELSLVYLQLALALDPNDDIARITLAEQFERSKRYEQAIEILSKISPKSPLKRNAEIMIGFDYNALDKVKEARAHLSKLVEADPSDLDAVTALGNVLRVRKMFAEASEIYSKGIATIETVGPEHWQLFYNRGITYERTKQWPKAEADFKKALELQPDQPMVLNYLGYSWVDLGMNYDEALAMIKKAVELEPTDGYIVDSLGWVYFKLGRYDDAVRELERAVDLKPEDPVVNDHLGDAYWKVGRKLEARFQWSHAKAFKPEPEDLEKIVKKLQDGLPDPEMPTAADAGKPAQPAVDAGKPATAQP, from the coding sequence ATGACCAATCTTCGCCCCGCCGGCCGGACCCGCGCGCAGAGCCGCCTCGCGCGCGTGGCCGCCGCGGTGTCGGCGTCCGTGATCGCCCTGGTGCTCGCCACCGGTGCCGCGCCGACCGATCAGCGCCTGCGCGCGCCCACGGCCGATTCGCTCGCGGGCAACTATCTCGCCGCCCTCGCCGCCGGCAAGGCGGCCGACCTCGACGAGGCCGCGCGCTTCTTCTCCGAGGCGCTGGCCGATGATCCCGAGGATCCGTTCCTGCTCGAGCGCACCCTGGTGCTGACGCTCGCCTCCGGCGACTTCCAGGATGCCGCCGGTTACGCCGCCCGCCTGCAGCAGATCGACCGGGGCAATCCCGTCGCGGCGATGGTGATCGGCATCGATTCTCTGAAGCGCAAGAAGTTCGCGGTCGCGGTCGAGAACTTCAAGCGCTCGAGCACCGGGCCGCTGGTCGGGCTGACCTCCGAGATCCTGGCGGCCTGGGCCGAGGTCGGCGGCGGCGACGTCAAGAAGGCGCTCGCCCGCCTCGACAAGCTCGACGGCGAGCAGTGGTACGCCTTCTTCCGCAGCTATCACGCCGGCCTGATCTCCGAAGTGGCCGGCGACGAGAAGGAGGCGGTGCGCCGCTTCCGCGTCGCCACCGCCATCGACGGCGGCGCGATCGGCGTCCAGGAGGCGCTGATCCGCGCGCTGGCGCGGTCCGGCGACAAGGATGGCGCCCGCAAGGCGCTCGACGACGCGCTCAAGGGCGCGCCGGGGCATCCGCTCCTGACCGCGCTCGCAGCCGAGATGGACGGCGGCCGCAAGCCGCGGGCGCAGGTCGGCGGCGTGCAGGAGGGCGCGTCGGAGATCCTGTTCGGCCTCGGCTCGGCGATCGGCCGCGACGACGGCGGCGAGTTGTCGCTGGTCTATCTCCAGCTCGCGCTGGCGCTCGACCCCAACGACGACATCGCCCGCATCACCCTCGCCGAGCAGTTCGAGCGTTCCAAGCGCTACGAGCAGGCGATCGAGATCCTGTCGAAGATCTCGCCGAAGTCGCCGTTGAAGCGCAACGCCGAGATCATGATCGGATTCGATTACAACGCGCTCGACAAGGTCAAGGAGGCCCGCGCCCACCTCTCCAAGCTGGTCGAGGCCGATCCGTCCGACCTCGACGCGGTGACCGCGCTCGGCAACGTGCTGCGCGTCCGCAAGATGTTCGCCGAGGCCTCCGAGATCTACTCGAAGGGCATCGCGACCATCGAGACGGTCGGTCCGGAGCACTGGCAGCTGTTCTACAACCGCGGCATCACCTACGAGCGCACCAAGCAGTGGCCGAAGGCGGAGGCGGATTTCAAGAAGGCGCTGGAACTGCAGCCCGACCAGCCGATGGTGCTGAACTATCTCGGCTATTCCTGGGTCGACCTCGGCATGAACTACGACGAGGCGCTGGCGATGATCAAGAAGGCGGTCGAGCTTGAGCCGACCGACGGCTACATCGTCGACAGCCTCGGCTGGGTCTATTTCAAGCTCGGCCGCTACGACGACGCGGTGCGCGAACTCGAGCGCGCGGTCGACCTCAAGCCCGAGGATCCGGTGGTCAACGACCATCTCGGCGACGCCTACTGGAAGGTCGGTCGCAAGCTGGAGGCACGGTTCCAGTGGAGCCACGCCAAGGCCTTCAAGCCGGAGCCCGAGGATCTCGAGAAGATCGTGAAGAAGCTCCAGGACGGCCTGCCCGATCCCGAGATGCCGACCGCGGCCGACGCCGGCAAGCCGGCTCAGCCCGCGGTGGACGCGGGCAAGCCGGCCACCGCCCAGCCTTGA
- a CDS encoding S49 family peptidase — MFPSLKRLLPARFAGGGPVVPVVRLTGAIGVGTALRPGLTLASVATALDRAFAVKKAPAVALAINSPGGSAVQAHLIFRRIRDLSAEKGLPVIAYVEDVAASGGYMIACAADEIVADPSSIVGSIGVVSASFGLDRLIERWGVERRVHTAGRRKVTLDPFQPENPEDVEHLESLQREVHRHFVDLVKDRRGAALSTSEELFDGLFWIGPTARALGLVDRIGDLRADLRSRFGETVRPKLVGGERGWLRLRAGGGIAGAGPSGPLVSADDVLDAVERRALWSRYGL; from the coding sequence TTGTTCCCATCCCTGAAGCGCCTGCTGCCCGCCCGTTTCGCCGGCGGCGGACCGGTGGTCCCGGTGGTGCGGCTCACTGGGGCCATCGGCGTCGGCACGGCGCTCCGCCCCGGCCTGACGCTCGCCTCGGTCGCCACCGCGCTCGACCGCGCCTTCGCGGTCAAGAAGGCACCGGCGGTGGCGCTCGCGATCAACTCGCCGGGCGGCAGCGCCGTGCAGGCGCACCTGATCTTCCGCCGCATCCGCGACCTCTCGGCCGAGAAGGGCTTGCCGGTGATCGCCTATGTCGAGGACGTCGCGGCGTCCGGCGGCTACATGATCGCCTGCGCCGCAGACGAGATCGTCGCCGACCCCTCCTCGATCGTCGGCTCGATCGGCGTCGTCTCGGCCTCCTTCGGCCTCGACCGGCTGATCGAGCGCTGGGGCGTCGAGCGCCGCGTCCACACCGCGGGCCGGCGTAAAGTGACGCTCGACCCGTTCCAGCCGGAGAATCCGGAGGACGTCGAGCATCTCGAGAGCCTGCAGCGCGAGGTGCACCGCCACTTCGTCGACCTCGTCAAGGACCGCCGCGGCGCGGCGCTGTCGACCAGCGAGGAACTGTTCGACGGTCTGTTCTGGATCGGTCCGACGGCGCGCGCCCTCGGCCTCGTCGACCGGATCGGCGACCTGCGCGCCGATCTGCGGTCCCGCTTCGGCGAAACCGTGCGGCCGAAGCTCGTCGGCGGCGAGCGCGGCTGGCTGCGACTTCGCGCCGGCGGCGGCATCGCCGGTGCCGGCCCGTCGGGGCCGCTGGTGTCGGCCGACGACGTGCTCGACGCCGTGGAACGGCGCGCGCTGTGGTCCCGTTACGGATTGTGA
- a CDS encoding tRNA1(Val) (adenine(37)-N6)-methyltransferase, whose amino-acid sequence MTAVDAPAEAAPDPDAITRDGFLGGRLVVAQARRGAHRAGLDAVLLAAALPDGTRGHVLDLGAGVGVAGMAAACRLAEVTVDLVEIDPDTAVLARDNVAANAGVLGGRVAVIEADVLAPAAVRAAAGLVPNGADHVVLNPPFHPADRARPSPAADRARAHSLPADDLERWMRAAVRLARPGGTVTIVFRADELPRLFAAIGPRLGSLSVLPVHARAGEAAIRVLVRGRPQGRAPLRLLPGFVLHEGDGGWRPEADAVLRGAALPVTWW is encoded by the coding sequence GTGACCGCGGTGGACGCCCCGGCCGAGGCAGCCCCGGACCCGGACGCGATCACCCGCGACGGCTTCCTGGGCGGGCGTCTCGTGGTGGCGCAGGCCCGCCGCGGCGCCCATCGTGCGGGGCTCGACGCCGTTCTTCTCGCCGCGGCGCTGCCCGACGGCACCCGCGGCCACGTGCTCGACCTCGGCGCCGGCGTCGGCGTCGCCGGCATGGCGGCGGCCTGTCGGCTGGCGGAGGTCACGGTCGACCTCGTCGAGATCGACCCGGACACGGCGGTGCTCGCCCGCGACAACGTCGCCGCCAACGCCGGCGTGCTCGGCGGCCGCGTCGCGGTGATCGAGGCGGACGTGCTGGCGCCGGCAGCCGTGCGCGCCGCCGCCGGGCTGGTGCCGAACGGCGCCGACCACGTGGTGCTGAACCCGCCGTTCCATCCCGCCGACCGCGCCCGGCCCTCGCCGGCGGCCGATCGCGCCCGCGCCCACAGCCTGCCCGCCGACGACCTCGAGCGCTGGATGCGGGCGGCGGTCAGGCTCGCCCGGCCGGGCGGTACGGTGACCATCGTGTTCCGCGCCGACGAACTGCCGCGGCTCTTCGCCGCGATCGGTCCGCGGCTCGGCAGCCTGTCCGTGCTGCCGGTGCACGCCCGTGCCGGGGAGGCCGCGATCCGCGTGCTGGTGCGCGGCCGGCCGCAGGGCAGGGCGCCGCTTCGCCTCCTGCCCGGTTTCGTGCTGCACGAGGGCGACGGCGGGTGGCGGCCGGAGGCCGACGCGGTGCTGCGCGGGGCGGCGCTGCCGGTCACCTGGTGGTGA
- a CDS encoding DUF2007 domain-containing protein — MEELIRTNDLVLISFVEVLLRDAGIEHLVADQAISAVEGSVGLFPRRILVDAEAIDAARRLMTDAGLAAELRPVRRP, encoded by the coding sequence ATGGAAGAACTGATCCGGACCAACGATCTCGTGCTGATCTCCTTCGTCGAGGTGCTGCTCCGGGACGCCGGCATCGAGCATCTCGTCGCCGATCAGGCGATTTCCGCGGTCGAGGGCTCGGTCGGCCTGTTCCCGCGCCGCATCCTAGTCGACGCCGAGGCGATCGACGCCGCGCGCCGCCTGATGACCGACGCCGGCCTCGCGGCCGAACTCCGGCCGGTGCGGCGGCCGTGA
- a CDS encoding polyprenyl synthetase family protein → MGAVVSKERRGETAAREASIAPLVALVGADMEKVNALILDMAGSNADMIPEIARHLIDSGGKRLRPMLTIAAARAFGYEGDGHVKLAAAVEFMHTATLLHDDVVDESEMRRGKLAARMLWGNQASVLVGDYLLGQAFRTMVEVGSLDALRVLSEAASVIAEGEVMQLAAAKNLATDETAYLGVINAKTAALFKAACEVGPIVAGRDADTIAALARYGTELGYAFQLVDDALDYGGSSMTLGKKVGDDFREGKVTLPVILANRAGNEADRAFWSRTIERGEIADGDLEHAIELLRRTGAIAATVERARGFGVRAVEALAAVPASAHRDALEDVVAYCVSRVS, encoded by the coding sequence GTGGGCGCAGTCGTTTCCAAGGAACGGCGCGGCGAGACGGCGGCGCGCGAAGCGTCGATCGCGCCGCTGGTCGCGCTGGTCGGCGCCGACATGGAAAAGGTCAACGCGCTGATCCTCGACATGGCCGGCTCCAACGCCGACATGATTCCCGAGATCGCGCGGCACCTGATCGACAGCGGCGGCAAGCGGCTGCGGCCGATGCTGACCATCGCCGCCGCCCGCGCCTTCGGCTACGAGGGCGACGGCCACGTCAAGCTCGCCGCCGCCGTCGAGTTCATGCACACCGCGACGCTGCTGCACGACGACGTCGTCGACGAGAGCGAGATGCGCCGCGGCAAGCTCGCCGCCCGCATGCTGTGGGGCAACCAGGCGAGCGTGCTCGTCGGCGACTACCTGCTCGGCCAGGCCTTCCGCACCATGGTCGAGGTCGGCTCGCTCGACGCGCTGCGCGTGCTGTCCGAGGCCGCCTCGGTGATCGCCGAAGGCGAGGTGATGCAGCTCGCCGCCGCCAAGAACCTCGCCACCGACGAGACCGCCTATCTCGGCGTCATCAACGCCAAGACCGCCGCTCTGTTCAAGGCGGCCTGCGAGGTCGGCCCGATCGTCGCCGGCCGCGACGCCGACACCATCGCCGCCCTCGCCCGCTACGGCACCGAACTCGGCTACGCCTTCCAGCTCGTCGACGACGCGCTCGACTACGGCGGCTCGTCGATGACCCTCGGCAAGAAGGTCGGCGACGACTTCCGCGAGGGCAAGGTGACGCTGCCGGTGATCCTCGCCAACCGCGCCGGCAACGAGGCCGACCGCGCCTTCTGGAGCCGCACCATCGAGCGCGGCGAGATCGCCGACGGCGACCTCGAGCACGCCATCGAGCTGCTGCGCCGCACCGGCGCGATCGCCGCCACGGTGGAACGTGCCCGCGGTTTCGGCGTCCGCGCCGTCGAGGCGCTCGCCGCCGTGCCCGCCTCGGCCCACCGCGACGCCCTCGAGGACGTCGTCGCCTATTGCGTCAGCCGCGTCAGCTGA
- a CDS encoding amidohydrolase has protein sequence MAAADLVVIRGRVLTQDPARPRASAVAIGAGRVLAVGGDDEILALAGPSTRVIDAAGGSVLPGFCESHMHIFSGAAEMAQLQLDGVHGLDALAAALRSYAAAHPADRVLLAQGADYAILGDAQVDRHVLDSILPDRPVMLVAPDHHTAWANTAALDLVGLLHGADLPPGNVVVMGEDGRATGELREMEAFDPLLEAAGADRYRLGLSTGGEPEPWPQGADFETDLAVMKRGLAHCAAHGITSIHNMDGNLYQLELLRTLENRGELTVRVQVPFHFKPAMDLAMLDKASAMAREYRGDKLSSGVVKLFYDGVIDSCTAVMLEPYADTPGVVGEPLFTPERFTEIAVEIDRRGLQIAVHSIGDGAVRAVLDGYEAAERANGRRDARHRVEHVEVIHPDDVGRFAELGAIASMQPPHPPGAMNFPLEPTISRIGRARWPWSYPWRTLKEAGAHVVFASDWPVSPIDPLAGIKAAVTRKRWSADDPDQSFTLAEAIAAYTVEGAYAQFREDRAGRLAPGFLGDLVVLSGDIEAVAPEAIDRLKPIATVCDGRVTHEA, from the coding sequence ATGGCCGCCGCCGACCTCGTGGTGATCCGTGGGCGCGTGTTGACCCAGGATCCCGCGCGACCGCGGGCGTCCGCCGTCGCGATCGGCGCCGGGCGGGTCCTCGCCGTCGGCGGCGACGACGAGATCCTCGCCCTCGCCGGCCCGTCGACGCGGGTGATCGACGCCGCCGGCGGCTCCGTGCTGCCGGGCTTCTGCGAGAGCCACATGCACATCTTCTCCGGCGCGGCGGAGATGGCGCAGCTGCAGCTCGACGGCGTCCACGGTCTCGACGCGCTCGCCGCCGCCCTGCGCAGCTACGCCGCCGCCCATCCCGCCGACCGGGTGCTGCTGGCGCAGGGCGCCGACTACGCCATTCTCGGCGACGCCCAGGTCGACCGCCACGTCCTCGACTCGATCCTGCCGGACCGGCCGGTGATGCTGGTCGCACCCGACCACCACACCGCCTGGGCCAACACCGCGGCGCTCGATCTCGTCGGCCTGCTCCACGGCGCCGACCTGCCGCCCGGCAACGTCGTCGTGATGGGCGAGGACGGCCGCGCCACCGGCGAACTCCGCGAGATGGAGGCCTTCGACCCGCTGCTCGAAGCCGCCGGCGCCGACCGCTACCGCCTCGGCCTTTCCACCGGCGGCGAACCGGAGCCGTGGCCCCAGGGCGCCGACTTCGAGACGGACCTCGCGGTGATGAAGCGCGGCCTCGCCCACTGCGCCGCCCACGGGATCACCTCGATCCACAACATGGACGGCAACCTCTACCAGCTCGAACTGCTGCGCACCCTCGAGAACCGCGGCGAGCTGACGGTGCGCGTCCAGGTGCCGTTCCACTTCAAGCCGGCCATGGACCTTGCCATGCTCGACAAGGCGTCGGCGATGGCGCGCGAGTACCGGGGCGACAAGCTCTCGTCCGGCGTGGTCAAGCTGTTCTACGACGGCGTCATCGACAGCTGCACCGCCGTGATGCTGGAGCCCTACGCCGACACCCCCGGCGTCGTCGGCGAACCACTGTTCACGCCCGAGCGCTTCACCGAGATCGCCGTCGAGATCGACCGCCGCGGCCTGCAGATCGCCGTCCACTCGATCGGCGACGGCGCCGTCCGCGCCGTGCTCGACGGATACGAGGCCGCCGAGCGCGCCAACGGCCGGCGCGACGCCCGCCACCGCGTCGAGCACGTCGAGGTGATCCACCCCGACGACGTCGGCCGCTTCGCCGAACTCGGCGCGATCGCCTCGATGCAGCCGCCGCATCCGCCGGGGGCGATGAACTTCCCGCTCGAGCCGACGATCAGCCGGATCGGGCGCGCGCGCTGGCCGTGGTCCTACCCGTGGCGCACGCTGAAGGAGGCCGGCGCCCACGTGGTGTTCGCCTCCGACTGGCCGGTGTCGCCGATCGATCCGCTCGCCGGCATCAAGGCCGCGGTGACGCGCAAGCGCTGGAGCGCGGACGATCCCGACCAGAGCTTCACCCTCGCCGAGGCGATTGCCGCCTATACCGTCGAGGGCGCCTACGCCCAGTTCCGAGAGGATCGCGCCGGCCGCCTCGCCCCGGGCTTCCTCGGCGACCTCGTCGTGCTCTCCGGCGACATCGAGGCCGTCGCGCCCGAGGCGATCGACCGGCTGAAGCCGATCGCCACCGTCTGCGACGGCCGCGTCACCCACGAGGCCTGA
- a CDS encoding DUF7674 family protein, translating into MVEPPITREDMFAPLLAADESFRPLWSAFLEEWADEAELPLYIALHALDEHIQEYLEAGRNEKLDAIFSVVERWHLHGDHYVRVAATVGLLEGLQNRLGAKPDKMAALERRLGPDCRRWWKRLNRFWQGDTDALSGLADRPSSP; encoded by the coding sequence ATGGTGGAGCCGCCGATCACACGCGAAGACATGTTCGCCCCGCTGTTGGCCGCGGACGAGTCGTTTCGTCCTCTTTGGTCGGCCTTCCTGGAAGAATGGGCCGACGAGGCCGAGCTGCCGCTCTACATCGCTCTGCACGCCTTGGACGAGCACATTCAGGAATACCTGGAGGCCGGCCGAAACGAGAAACTCGACGCGATCTTCTCGGTCGTGGAACGCTGGCATCTCCACGGTGACCACTATGTGCGCGTAGCGGCGACCGTGGGTCTGCTGGAGGGCCTGCAGAACAGGTTGGGCGCGAAGCCCGACAAGATGGCCGCGCTCGAACGTCGGCTCGGTCCCGATTGCAGGCGCTGGTGGAAGCGGTTGAATCGCTTCTGGCAGGGCGACACCGACGCCCTCTCCGGCTTGGCCGACCGCCCATCCTCGCCGTAG